A window of Methanocaldococcus vulcanius M7 genomic DNA:
TTAGATTGCTCAGATATAAGGAGATTAGAAAAAAAATTTATGAAAAAAACAGGAAAAAAAGTTATTGTCCAGGTCTTCCCAAAGGATGAGGTTCCTCCTATTTATTCAACAAATAAGGACTGTGTGATAATACACTGTTGGTGATCATAATGCAAATACTGGTTCTCTATGCTATATCACTGATAACTTCAATAGTTGTAGCTGCACTGCTAAAAATGCCATTAATTCAAAAAAGTAGGCCAATTAGATTCAGTTTTGAGACATCCATATTGTTTCCAACACCAATTTTAGCGTTGGGAATTGAGGCAATATTTCGAAATTTGTTTGGGGATTATATTACGTTGGCATTTTTTGCTGGATTGTTTGGAGCTTTGTTCTCTAAGTACTCTGATAAGATCTTTGGTGAGCCATAATGGATGAGATAGTTGTGAGTATACTAAAAATGCTTGTCGCCGGGGCAATATGTTGGGTTAATTTTGTTATTATTGACACATACTTTGGACTTCCTGAACAACCCGGCGTTTTAGGAGCTAAAACAATAGGTGAAAAAGTTAGAGATATTGGTGGAAACATCCACGGTGGGTATTTTATGGGAAATATTGTTTGTTCCCCTGATGCATCTGCTGGAACTTTGCTTGCTTCAATAATGAACTACCTTATGGGTGTCGAAGGAGGGTTAATAACGGCCCTTCTTGTTTGGATCGGAAATCGACTCTGTGCAGATCCGGGGTATGCGGGAACCATTGGAGCTTTAGCAATAACTGCAATTATATTCCTTTTAAAGCCAATAATTGAGCCAAAATATTTTGTTGCAGGAATGGTTTTGGCTATATTCACTATTCAGGGTTTAGATCATAAGCATGCATCTTTATTACTTGGAAAAATAGCTAAAAAAATGAATAGAGGGGAATAATGGATATATTAGAAATAGTTATTGGAGCAGTAGCCCTTTTAATGACTTTAAGGATATTTTTAGAGAGAAGTAGGGCAAGGAAGCTATTATATTTGTGCTGTTTAAGTTTTTGTATTTCTGCTCTGATTGCTTTGTATGTAAAGAGTCCAATGGGTGGAATTACAGCGATTGTATACTTTATAACTTCCACTCTATCATCTAACGCGATCGCTTACACAATAGAACAAACAAAACACATTGAATAAAAAATTTAAAATTAAAAATAAAAATTAAAAATGGGTGAAAAATTTGGAAGTTCTTCCACTTATCTCTGGTATTTGTTGTATACTTGGAGGATTAGGGGTTGTTCTTCACACCAATCCTATAAACAAAATAATAATGCTGGCTTTGCTTGAAATTGGGATGATCGGTTTAATTGTCTCATCTTACTATCTTGATATTGCAATAATTTCCTCTATCTGTGAGCCGATATGCACGATAATTTTGCTTTTGGGATATATGAAATATTTAACCACGATTAAGAAGAAGAAAAAGTTTGGAAGGGATCTTCCAGTTTTATCAAAGTAGTTGGAGGGAGTTTTATGGATTTAGTTCAATACATCCTCTACTTGGGTTATGCACTATTGATAATTGGCACTCTTGGTGCAATTCTTGGACCAAAAGTTGAAGATCCATTAATACGATTTCTGAATGTGGAGGTTCCGAGTATAGGTGTGGCGTTGATATTCCTTACGTATGATGAGGATTTAGCATTGATGACGTTTATAGCGGTTAATGCGATATTATCTTTGATATTGATTAGAGCCCTAATTTTAAAGGAGAAATATGAAAGCGAGTGAAACTTGATAATATTAAAGAAATATGAAATAATAAAGATTAGATAAGCTGGATTTAGGTAATTAAGCGATAATAAAATTTTTGGTGGAAAAATGAAGAAGTTGGGAAAAATCTGGAACTATCTTTCCAAACCTGAGGTCGTTCCGAGGATATTCTCCATATTTATAGCTCTGATCTTTGTGTTTGGATTGTTGATGCCTCACTATCTAAACCCAGATCAACTCTATCCAAAACCGGTTCCTCACTCTCAGACATTAAAGACACCCTTAGCCCCTTATGATAGAGGAGGAGTCCCGTTAAAAGTTCCTGCAAAATTAAAATCCCAGTATCCACAATATGAGCCAGATCTTGGAATGATAACTGCTTATTTAACCCCTGTGGCTAATTGGATTAAAGATAAAACCTATTACTTTGGAACAACTATCGTTTCTACACCTGGAGGAATACTTGATGAGATACTCTACTACACGAGGGGGATGGATACAGTGTTGGAAAGTTCTATCCTGCTCATATCCTTTATAATATTCAGCTGGATGTTCTTTAATAAGGATTAGGTGATAAAATGGAAAATATTATCTACTCTATTTACCATCCCACAATGATAATCGGATTTTCAGTTGGAATACTATCTTTACTTGCTATTGGGTTTCAGAAGGATGATTTACACGCTTTAATACTTGCAGATGTTGTGGAATGTGCAATGCTTGTTATAATTGCAGGAGTGGGCACTGATTTAGCTGAGGCGTTGATTCTGCCGGGATTGGTTGTTAGCTTGGCTGAACTTTTAGCCGTTTCAGAGGTTTTAATAACAAGAAAGCATATTCAGACAAAAAACCATGACTCTAAGAAATTTAAACTTTTTGAAGAATTTAAACTACCCTTACATACTGGAGAGTTGAAGTATGATATCGAGATGGAGGTGTTAAAAACCTCTCCAAAATTTTTCGCAATTATTTTAATTGTATATGGAGCGATACTAAGTGGATTTACAGGAGGGGCAGTCATTGCCACAGGATTATTGTTCTATGCATTATCTCAGAGGGTTTTGGGCTTAAATATCTCTGATGAAGTAAAAACCTTATGGGAAGGGATGGCTGGATTATCTGGGGTAGCTTGGGCTTTTTGGATCTTTGGATTTCTTGGATTTTTCCTCTTTCCGAAATACTGGCTTGTCTGTCTTTTGATGTCAGGTTTGGGGCTGGTTATTAAAGTTGGATCCAAACTTGGACTTGTTGGATATATTGGTGAGGTTAAGTGATCTTTCTAAACATAAAATAAGTTATCAATGGGTGAATTACAATGATCAGCTCAATAATAGGACAACTCTTTGGAATTGTTCCATTTGGGGACATTGTATTTGGATTTTCGGAATTTTCTATTATCGGATTTGTTGTTGCGTTAATTTTTACGATTGTAGTGTATTTAACCAAACCAGAAAAACAGTTAGAGGCACAAAAATTTAGAGTTGAAGATAAATTAGAAGTGGTAAGCTTAGAAGAGCTTAAAATCAGAAGAATGATGGCGATTGTATGTGGGATAGCTACTGCGGGGGCTATGTTAACTTATGATTTGTTTGATTATGCTTTATTTTTAACTCTTGTAGGAA
This region includes:
- the ehaA gene encoding energy-converting NiFe hydrogenase A subunit EhaA, which produces MQILVLYAISLITSIVVAALLKMPLIQKSRPIRFSFETSILFPTPILALGIEAIFRNLFGDYITLAFFAGLFGALFSKYSDKIFGEP
- a CDS encoding EhaG family protein codes for the protein MENIIYSIYHPTMIIGFSVGILSLLAIGFQKDDLHALILADVVECAMLVIIAGVGTDLAEALILPGLVVSLAELLAVSEVLITRKHIQTKNHDSKKFKLFEEFKLPLHTGELKYDIEMEVLKTSPKFFAIILIVYGAILSGFTGGAVIATGLLFYALSQRVLGLNISDEVKTLWEGMAGLSGVAWAFWIFGFLGFFLFPKYWLVCLLMSGLGLVIKVGSKLGLVGYIGEVK
- a CDS encoding DUF2109 family protein, encoding MDILEIVIGAVALLMTLRIFLERSRARKLLYLCCLSFCISALIALYVKSPMGGITAIVYFITSTLSSNAIAYTIEQTKHIE
- a CDS encoding DUF2106 family protein, translated to MKKLGKIWNYLSKPEVVPRIFSIFIALIFVFGLLMPHYLNPDQLYPKPVPHSQTLKTPLAPYDRGGVPLKVPAKLKSQYPQYEPDLGMITAYLTPVANWIKDKTYYFGTTIVSTPGGILDEILYYTRGMDTVLESSILLISFIIFSWMFFNKD
- a CDS encoding DUF2108 domain-containing protein, which codes for MEVLPLISGICCILGGLGVVLHTNPINKIIMLALLEIGMIGLIVSSYYLDIAIISSICEPICTIILLLGYMKYLTTIKKKKKFGRDLPVLSK
- a CDS encoding EhaE family protein — translated: MDLVQYILYLGYALLIIGTLGAILGPKVEDPLIRFLNVEVPSIGVALIFLTYDEDLALMTFIAVNAILSLILIRALILKEKYESE